The DNA segment GGGCCGGTTCCGGCCGGGCGGGCTGACCGGCCGCGACATCCTGTGTGCGGAGGTTCTCGTCTCCACGAGTTTCGTAGACGCCCTGCTCGATGGCACCTCTGGTCGGCAGACGACATGTTGAACGTGGCAGCTTTGGAAGACATTGCTCCCGCCATGGTGCCGTTCCGCTCCGAGGCGTCACGCCCCGTCGATTTCGCCGCGGTCTCCTCTGCCCTGGGCTCCGACCTGCCGACGGACTTCAAGGAGCTGGCCCGTCGCTACCCGACACTGGAGTTCGACGGGTTTCTGCGTGTGCCATTGCCCCGTCCCGGTGCCGAGTCCGCCTTTGTCGACGGAATCCGTCGGGAACTAGAAATTCTGCGGGATCTGCAGGACGACGACATGGCGGAAGGGTATGAGGCATATCCGGCACCCAACGGGCTGCTTCCCTGGAGCGAGTCTCTCTCCGGGGACGTCTTCTACTGGCGGGTCGCGGGTCCGGACCCGGACTCCTGGCCCGTCGTCGTGAACAGTAGGAACGACGAGTGGTGGGAGTTTCCGAGTGGGGCCATCGCCTTCCTCGTCTGGCTGATCGACGGGTCGGTCGAGCGGCGAGGTCTTCCTCGGGACGTTCCGGGCAGGCATCCTGTGGTGCGTGTGTTTCAGGGGTGATTCCGTCGGCCCCGTCGGACGGTCTCTTTCCCGGCGCACCCGACGGCCGAATCCAGTTGATGCGGCGCTGAAAGCAGGCGGCCGAGCCGCTGATCTTGTACGACCCCGTACCTCCCGTGAGTGAGTGAGCCCATGAGCACCGTCCCGCCCCCCGAGCACCCCGACGACAGATCCGGCGAAGGGTCGGAGGCGGGGGCGATATCCGACGCGCAGTGGGAGGCGTTCCAGCGGGAGGCTGCGGAGGGTGGGGGGAAGGTGCCCAAGGAGCCATCCGCGCGGGCGCGGATGGTGACGCGCCGGCTGCGTGAGCAGGACGAGGCGGCGGCCGGGCGCAGGCGATGGTGGCAGCGGCGGAAGCGGACTCCGGAGCCGGCGCTTCCGCCGGGCTGGCGCACCGGCCCCGCCTGGCAGGAAACGCGGCGCGGCCCGTTGCGGACCGCGCGCTCGGTGCTCGTGCTGGCGCTGGTCGCGGGGGTGACCCTGGTCGTCGTGCGGCCGTCGCTGCTGCTGGACCGGCTCCCCGGACACCACACCGAGGCCGCCGCGACCGACGCCTCGCCGCTGCCCGCCGAGACGGCGCGGCCGTCCGCCGCCCCGGCGGTCCGGGCCGGCCTGCCCACCCGCGCCCACCCCTTCCGCGGCTCGCCCGCCGAGCGGTGGGCCTCCGGGGCCGATGCCATCGAGCTGCCCGAGGCGAAGGCGACGGGCGGGATGAGCAAGGCCGACGTGGCGCTCGCCCTGCGCCTGACGAAGGAGTTCCTGGTCGCCGCCAATCTGGACCCGGCCGTGCTCCGGGGCGGGCGGCCCGCCGCCGCGCTGGCCCTGCTCGACCCCAAGCAGCCCGAGATACTGCCGAACCTGCGGCGCGCCCTGCGCGACCCGGACGAGAAGCACAACCCGCTGGACCTGGTGAGCCGGTTCGACCCGGCCGAGGTGGCCCTGGCCGGTGACGTGGTCCGGGTACGGGGGCGGATGACGTTCGCGGCGGGGGAGCGGCCGGGCGAGGTCCGGGTGCACGCCGACTACACGTTCGTCTATCCGCTGGTCCGGGCGGACGGGGCGGGGGACGGCGACGGCCCCGTGGCCCGCACGATCATCCGCAGAGCCCTGACGACGTCCCTGCTGGACCCGGCCAAGTGGCAGGCGACACGAGGCAGAATCGGCCTCCACCGCTACGACAGCGAGTTCGGCAACAGCGCGTGCGACGTGCGCGACGGCTACTACCACCCGGAGTTCGGTGACGGCTTGCCCACCGGTACCCCTGCCACCGGTCCGGCCAAGGACCCGTACGACCGAGGCCGGCGCCTGGCCGGGGAGGGTGACGGACGCTGCTGGGCGGTGACCCGCACCTGACGGACCCCGTGAGCAGGGTCGAAGCGCGTCTGCGTTTGAGCATCCACTCGGGCGGGGTAAGATCCCGGCCCGATTGGCCAGGCTCGTGACGCGTGTGGCACACTAGCCAGGTTGCTCGGTTGAGTGTCAATGCTGCGCGCCTCCCGCCGGGAGGACCGGAAGCGAGTCCCACAGTACTCGTCGGCCCCATGCGGGCCGGACGTACGGGAATCTTCCGGGAAGCGTAAGTGGGGCACCGGCCAGGCGCCCGGTGGGGTTTCGCCCCCGGCAGCGTGGTCTTCGGCCCGCACCCCCTTGGTTGGGAAATCCTTCGGGACTTCTACGTAGAGGGGATGCGACACGCCCGACCGCGTGGGTCGGAGGAGAAGTTACCGAACCCCGGGTTCCAGAGCGTTAAACGAGAGACAGGACTACTAGTAGCCATGGCGGGACAGAAGATCCGCATCCGGCTCAAGGCCTACGACCACGAGGTCATCGACTCCTCGGCGAAGAAGATCGTCGAGACGGTGACCCGCACTGGTGCGTCGGTCGCGGGCCCGGTGCCGCTGCCCACTGAGAAGAACGTGTACTGCGTCATCAAGTCGCCGCACAAGTACAAGGACTCGCGCGAGCACTTCGAGATGCGCACGCACAAGCGCCTCATCGACATCCTCGACCCCACGCCGAAGACGGTTGACTCGCTCATGCGTCTCGACCTGCCGGCGGGCGTCGACATCGAGATCAAGCTCTGAGGTGACGCGCGAGATGGCTAAGAACATTAAGGGCGTCCTGGGCGAGAAGCTCGGCATGACCCAGGTCTGGGACGAGAACAACCGGGTCGTCCCGGTGACCGTCGTCAAGGCCGGGCCCTGCGTCGTCACCCAGGTCCGCACCAACGACAGCGACGGCTACGAGTCGGTCCAGATCGCCTTCGGCGAGATCGACCCGCGCAAGGTGAACAAGCCCCTCAAGGGTCACTTCGCCAAGGCCGACGTCACCCCGCGCCGCCACCTGGTGGAGCTCCGCACCCCGGACGCGTCCGAGTACACGCTCGGCCAGGAGATCACCGCCGAGGTGTTCGAGTCCGGCGTCAAGGTCGACGTCACGGGCAAGAGCAAGGGCAAGGGCTTCGCCGGTGTCATGAAGCGTCACAACTTCCGGGGCCTCGGCGCCGGTCACGGCGTGCAGCGCAAGCACCGTTCCCCCGGTTCGATCGGTGGCTGCGCCACCCCTGGGCGTGTCTTCAAGGGCATGCGCATGGCCGGTCGGATGGGTAACGAGCGCGTCACCACCCAGAACCTGACCATCCACGCGGTTGACGCGGAGAAGGGTCTGCTGCTCATCAAGGGCGCGGTCCCCGGTCCGAACGGCGGCCTCGTCCTGGTCCGTACCGCGGCCAAGGGGGCTTGAGGTAATGAGCACCATTGACATCCTTTCGCCGGCAGGCGACAAGGCCGGTACCGTCGAGCTCCCCGCGGAGATCTTCGACGCGAAGACCAGCGTTCCGCTGATCCACCAGGTCGTCGTCGCACAGCTGGCAGCTGCCCGTCAGGGCACGCACAAGACCAAGTCCCGTGGCGAGGTCCGCGGTGGTGGGCGCAAGCCGTACCGCCAGAAGGGCACCGGCCGCGCGCGCCAGGGCTCGACCCGCGCGCCGCAGTTCGTCGGCGGTGGCGTCGTCCACGGCCCGCAGCCGCGTGACTACTCCCAGCGCACCCCGAAGAAGATGAAGGCCGCCGCCCTCCGCGGTGCCCTCTCCGACCGGGCGCGTCACTCCCGCATCCACGTCGTCACCGGCGTGGTCGAGGGTGGGATCTCCACGAAGGCCGCCAAGACGCTGTTCGGCAAGATCTCGGAGCGCAAGAACCTGCTCCTGGTCGTCGACCGCAACGACGAGGCCGCGTGGCTCTCCGCACGCAACCTGCCCCAGGTGCACATCCTGGAGCCGGGCCAGCTGAACACGTACGACGTGATCGTCTCTGACGACGTGGTCTTCACCCAGGCCGCCTTCGAGTCCTTCGTGTCTGGCCCCCAGACCGCTGAGACCGAAGGGAGCGACGCCTGATGAGCGAGGCGACCGTTACCAGCAAGACCTACGACGACCCGCGCGACGTTCTCGTCAAGCCGGTTGTCTCGGAGAAGAGCTACGCGCTGCTCGACGAGAACAAGTACACGTTCATCGTCGCGCCGGGCTCCAACAAGACCCAGATCAAGCAGGCCGTCGAGGCGGTCTTCTCGGTCAAGGTCACCGGGGTCAACACGATCAACCGCCAGGGCAAGCGCAAGCGCACCCGCACCGGTTTCGGCAAGCGCGCGGACACCAAGCGCGCCATCGTGACCCTCGCTGAGGGCGACCGTATCGACATCTTCGGCGGCCCGACCTCCTAGTGAGGCCGAGTCGTCCGGAATCGGACGAGGACTGAGAAATGGGTATCCGCAAGTACAAGCCGACGACCCCGGGCCGTCGTGGCTCCAGCGTCGCCGACTTTGTCGAGATCACGCGGTCCACGCCGGAGAAGTCGCTGGTCCGCCCCCTGCACAACAAGGGCGGCCGTAACAACACCGGTCGTGTGACCGTTCGCCACCAGGGCGGTGGCCACAAGCGCGCCTACCGCGTGATCGACTTCCGTCGTCACGACAAGGACGGCGTGCCGGCCAAGGTCGCGCACATCGAGTACGACCCCAACCGCACCGCGCGCATCGCGCTCCTGCACTACGCGGACGGCGAGAAGCGCTACATCATCGCGCCGCGTGGCCTGGCGCAGGGCGACCGTGTCGAGAACGGCCCCGCCGCCGACATCAAGCCCGGCAACAACCTGGCGCTGCGCAACATCCCGGTCGGTACGACGATCCACGCCATCGAGCTGCGGCCCGGCGGCGGCGCGAAGTTCGCCCGCTCCGCGGGTGCCTCCGTGCAGCTGCTGGCGAAGGAGGGCACCATGGCCCACCTTCGTATGCCGTCGGGTGAGATCCGCCTGGTCGACGCCCGCTGCCGCGCCACCATCGGCGAGGTCGGCAACGCCGAGCAGTCGAACATCAACTGGGGCAAGGCCGGCCGCATGCGGTGGAAGGGCGTCCGCCCGACCGTCCGCGGTGTCGTCATGAACCCGGTCGACCACCCGCACGGTGGTGGTGAGGGCAAGACCTCCGGTGGCCGTCACCCGGTTTCGCCGTGGGGTAAGAAGGAAGGTCGTACTCGTTCGCCCAAGAAGGCGTCGAACAAGTACATCGTCCGCCGCCGCAAGACGAACAAGAAGCGCTAGGAGCGGGTTTAGATGCCGCGCAGTCTCAAGAAGGGGCCCTTCGTCGACGGCCACCTCGCCAAGAAGGTGGACGCACAGAACGAGGCAGGCACCAAGAACGTCATCAAGACCTGGTCCCGTCGCTCGATGATCGTCCCGGCCATGCTGGGTCACACCATCGCGGTGCACAACGGCAAGATCCACGTCCCGGTGTTCGTCACCGAGTCGATGGTCGGCCACAAGCTCGGCGAGTTCTCGCCGACTCGCACCTTCCGCGGCCACGTCAAGGACGACCGGAAGTCGAAGCGCCGCTAACGCGGGGTGACTGACTATGACTTACACCGAAGGGACAACCATGGAAGCCAGGGCCCAGGCGCGGTACATCCGCGTCACGCCCATGAAGGCCCGCCGCGTGGTGGACCTCATCCGTGGCATGGATGCCACGGAGGCTCAGGCGGTCCTGCGTTTCGCCCCGCAGGCCGCGAGCGTGCCGGTCGGCAAGGTGCTGGACAGCGCCATTGCCAACGCCGCACACAACTACGACCACACCGACGCCTCTTCGCTGGTCATCAGCGAGGCGTACGTGGACGAGGGTCCGACCCTGAAGCGGTTCCGTCCGCGCGCCCAGGGCCGCGCCTACCGGATCCGTAAGCGGACCAGCCACATCACCGTGGTCGTCAGCAGCAAGGAAGGAACCCGGTAATGGGCCAGAAGGTAAACCCGCACGGGTTCCGGCTCGGCATCACCACGGACTTCAAGTCCCGCTGGTACGCCGACAAGCTGTACAAGGACTACGTCAAGGAAGACGTCGCCATTCGTCGCATGATGACGAAGGGCATGGAGCGCGCCGGCATCTCGAAGGTTGAGATCGAGCGCACCCGCGACCGCGTCCGCGTCGACATCCACACCGCTCGTCCGGGCATCGTCATCGGCCGCCGCGGCGCCGAGGCCGACCGCATCCGCGGCGAGCTGGAGAAGCTGACCGGCAAGCAGGTCCAGCTGAACATCCTCGAGGTCAAGAACCCCGAGACGGACGCTCAGCTGGTGGCCCAGGCCGTCGCCGAGCAGCTGTCCTCCCGCGTCTCCTTCCGCCGTGCCATGCGCAAGAGCATGCAGAGCACGATGAAGGCCGGCGCCAAGGGCATCAAGGTCCAGTGCGGTGGCCGCCTCGGCGGCGCCGAGATGTCCCGCTCGGAGTTCTACCGCGAGGGCCGTGTGCCCCTGCACACGCTCCGCGCGAACGTCGACTACGGCTTCTTCGAGGCCAAGACGACCTTCGGCCGCATCGGCGTGAAGGTCTGGATCTACAAGGGCGACGTCAAGAACATCGCCGAGGTCCGCGCCGAGAACGCCGCCGCCCGTGCGGGCAACCGCCCGGCCCGTGGCGGCGCCGACCGCCCGGCCGGCCGCGGTGGCCGCGGTGGCGAGCGTGGCGGCCGCGGCCGCAAGCCGCAGCAGTCGGCTCCGGCCGCCGAGGCCCCCAAGGCCGAGGCGACCGCCGCTGCTCCGGCTGCTGAGAGCACCGGAACGGAGGCCTGACCGAAATGCTGATCCCCCGTAGGGTCAAGCACCGCAAGCAGCACCACCCGAAGCGCAGCGGTATGTCCAAGGGTGGCACGCAGGTTGCGTTCGGCGAGTACGGCATCCAGGCGCTGACCCCGGCCTACGTGACGAACCGTCAGATCGAGTCCGCTCGTATCGCCATGACGCGTCACATCAAGCGTGGCGGCAAGGTCTGGATCAACATCTACCCGGACCGTCCCCTGACGAAGAAGCCGGCCGAGACCCGCATGGGTTCCGGTAAGGGTTCGCCGGAGTGGTGGATCGCCAACGTCAAGCCCGGACGCGTCATGTTCGAGCTGTCGTACCCCAACGAGAAGATCGCCCGTGAGGCGCTGACCCGTGCGGCCCACAAGCTGCCGATGAAGTGCCGGATCGTCAAGCGCGAGGCAGGTGAAGCGTGATGTCGGCCGGTACCAAGGCGTCCGAGCTGCGCGAGCTGGGCAACGAGGAGCTCCTCAACAAGCTCCGCGAGGCCAAGGAAGAGCTGTTCAACCTCCGCTTCCAGGCGGCGACGGGCCAGCTCGAGAACCACGGTCGGCTCAAGTCCGTCCGTAAGGACATCGCCCGGATCTACACCCTGATGCGCGAGCGCGAGCTGGGCATCGAAACGGTGGAGAGCGTCTGATGAGCGAGAACACTGTGACTGAGAGCAAGACCGCCGAGCGCGGCTTCCGCAAGACCCGTGAGGGCCTCGTCGTCAGCGACAAGATGGACAAGACCGTCGTCGTCGCCGTCGAGGACCGCGTGAAGCACGCCCTGTACGGCAAGGTCATCCGCCGTACGAACAAGCTCAAGGCCCACGACGAGCAGAACGCCGCCGGTGTCGGCGACCGCGTCCTCCTGATGGAGACCCGGCCGCTGTCCGCCACGAAGCGGTGGCGCATCGTCGAGATCCTCGAGAAGGCCAAGTAATTCCTGAGGGGACTTCCCCTCGGGTCAGTTCCGCCAGGCTCGGCAGGGGTTCCCGTCAAGGAACCCCTGCCGGGAACCGGCAGACGATCAGGAGATAGACGTGATCCAGCAGGAGTCGCGACTGCGTGTCGCCGACAACACGGGTGCGAAGGAAATTCTCACCATCCGTGTTCTCGGTGGCTCGGGTCGCCGCTACGCGGGCATCGGTGACGTCATCGTCGCCACCGTCAAGGACGCGATCCCCGGTGGCAACGTGAAGAAGGGTGACGTCGTCAAGGCCGTCATCGTTCGCACCGTCAAGGAGCGTCGTCGCCAGGATGGCTCGTACATCCGCTTCGACGAGAACGCCGCCGTCATTCTGAAGAACGACGGCGACCCCCGCGGCACCCGTATCTTCGGCCCGGTGGGCCGTGAGCTGCGCGAGAAGAAGTTCATGAAGATCATCTCGCTCGCGCCGGAGGTGCTGTAAGCATGAAGATCAAGAAGGGCGACCTGGTCCAGGTCATCACCGGCAAGGACAAGGGCAAGCAGGGCAAGGTCATCGTGGCCTACCCGGCTCAGGACCGCGTCCTCGTCGAGGGTGTCAACCGGGTCAAGAAGCACACCAAGGCCGGCCAGACCGCTCGCGGTTCGCAGACCGGTGGCATTGTGACGACCGAGGCCCCCGTCCACGTCAGCAACGTGCAGCTGGTTGTTGAGAAGGACGGCAAGAAGGTCGTTACTCGCGTCGGCTACCGCTTTGACGACGAGGGCAACAAGATCCGTGTTGCCAAGCGCACCGGTGAGGACATCTGATGACTACCACCACCGCGCCGCGTCTCAAGACGCGCTACCGCGAGGAAATCGCCGGCAAGCTGCGTGAGGAGTTCTCCTACGAGAACGTCATGCAGATCCCCGGTCTCGTCAAGATCGTGGTCAACATGGGTGTGGGCGACGCCGCCCGCGACTCCAAGCTGATCGACGGTGCCGTCAAGGACCTCACCACGATCACCGGTCAGAAGCCGGCCGTCACCAAGGCCCGCAAGTCGATCGCGCAGTTCAAGCTGCGCGAGGGGCAGCCGATCGGCTGCCACGTCACCCTCCGCGGTGACCGCATGTGGGAGTTCCTGGACCGTACGCTGTCGCTCGCGCTTCCGCGTATCCGTGACTTCCGCGGCCTGTCGCCGAAGCAGTTCGACGGCCGTGGCAACTACACCTTCGGTCTCACGGAGCAGGTCATGTTCCACGAGATCGACCAGGACAAGATCGACCGGGTCCGGGGCATGGACATCACCGTGGTCACCACGGCGACCAACGACGACGAGGGTCGTGCCCTTCTTCGTCACCTCGGCTTCCCGTTCAAGGAGAACTGACCGTGGCGAAGAAGGCTCTGATCGCTAAGGCCGCCCGCAAGCCGAAGTTCGGCGTCCGCGGGTACACCCGCTGCCAGCGCTGCGGCCGGCCCCACTCCGTCTACCGCAAGTTCGGCCTGTGCCGCGTGTGCCTTCGTGAGATGGCTCACCGCGGCGAGCTGCCGGGCGTGACCAAGAGCTCCTGGTAATTCTCCTTCGCCCCTTGGGCGTTGGGAATCACCGGAGACTCTCGGTAAGCATCTGGTCGGCAGGAGCCCGGCTCCGCATGCCGTAGGCTTGCAGGGTTGGGCGCCTGCCGCCCATGACCGACTTACTACGCCGTAGGTCCCCGCACCGCACCCGTCCCGCCTCTGAGCGGGGAGAGGGATGGCGCATACAGGAAACCCCGGCGAGAGAGGCCGAAGGCCAACTCATGACCATGACTGATCCCATCGCAGACATGCTCACGCGTCTGCGCAACGCGAACTCGGCGTATCACGACGACGTCGTGATGCCGCACAGCAAGATCAAGTCGCACATCGCGGAGATCCTCCAGCAGGAGGGCTTCATCACCGGCTGGAAGGTCGAGGACGCCGAGGTCGGCAAGAACCTCGTCCTCCAGCTGAAGTTCGGCCCGAACCGCGAGCGTTCGATCGCCGGCATCAAGCGCATTTCGAAGCCGGGTCTGCGTGTCTACGCAAAGTCCACCAACCTGCCGAAGGTCCTCGGCGGCCTGGGCGTGGCGATCATCTCCACGTCCCACGGTCTCCTGACCGGCCAGCAGGCTCAGAAGAAGGGCGTAGGTGGGGAAGTCCTCGCCTACGTCTGGTAGTCGGGAACGGAGGAACAGCTCATGTCGCGAATCGGCAAGCTCCCCATCCAGGTTCCCGCCGGTGTGGACGTCACCATCGATGGCCGTACGGTCAGCGTGAAGGGCCCCAAGGGCACCCTGACGCACACCGTCGCGGCGCCCATCGAGGTCACCAAGGGTGAGGACGGCGTCCTGAACGTCGTCCGCCCGAACGACGAGCGTCAGAACAAGGCCCTGCACGGCCTGTCCCGCACGCTGGTGGCGAACATGATCACCGGTGTGACCCAGGGATACATCAAGGCGCTCGAGATCAGCGGTGTCGGTTACCGCGTCCAGGCGAAGGGCTCCAACCTGGAGTTCGCCCTGGGCTACAGCCACCCGATCCTGATCGAGGCCCCGGAGGGCATCACCTTCAAGGTGGAGACCCCCACGAAGTTCAGCGTCGAGGGCATCGACAAGCAGAAGGTCGGCGAGACCGCGGCCAAGATCCGCAAGCTGCGGAAGCCTGACCCGTACAAGGCCAAGGGCGTCAAGTACGCCGGCGAGGTCATCCGCCGCAAGGTCGGAAAGGCTGGTAAGTAGCCATGGCATACGGCGTGAAGATCGCCAAGGGCGACGCGTACAAGCGCGCGGCTCGCAAGCGGCGCCACATCCGCGTCCGCAAGCACATCTCCGGCTCGCCGGAGCGTCCGCGCCTGGTCGTGACCCGTTCGAACCGTCACATGGTGGCTCAGGTCATCGACGACATCGCGGGCCACACGCTCGCGTCGGCGTCGACCCTGGACGTCTCCATCCGTGGCGGCGAGGGCGACAAGAGCAGCCAGGCCAAGCAGGTCGGCGCCCTGGTCGCCGAGCGTGCCAAGGCCGCAGGCGTCGAGGCCGTCGTGTTTGACCGCGGTGGTAACCAGTACGCCGGGCGGATTGCCGCTCTGGCTGACGCCGCCCGTGAAGCCGGGCTGAAGTTCTAGCCCCGGTTCCTACGCACAGCGGACGTAACAGAGAGAGGTAAATCCAATGGCTGGACCCCAGCGCCGCGGAAGCGGTGCCGGTGGCGGCGAGCGGCGGGACCGGAAGGGCCGTGACGGCGGCGCTGCCGCCGCCGAGAAGACCGCGTACGTCGAGCGCGTCGTCGCGATCAACCGAGTCGCCAAGGTTGTGAAGGGTGGTCGTCGCTTCAGCTTCACCGCGCTGGTCGTGGTGGGCGACGGTGACGGCACCGTAGGTGTCGGTTACGGCAAGGCCAAGGAAGTTCCCGCGGCCATCGCCAAGGGCGTGGAAGAGGCCAAGAAGAACTTCTTCAAGGTCCCGCGCATCCAGGGCACCATCCCTCACCCGATCCAGGGTGAGAAGGCCGCGGGCGTCGTCCTGCTCAAGCCGGCTTCCCCCGGTACCGGTGTGATCGCCGGTGGCCCGGTGCGTGCCGTCCTCGAGTGCGCCGGCGTCCACGACATCCTGTCGAAGTCGCTCGGGTCCTCGAACCCGATCAACATCGTGCACGCGACCGTGGCGGCCCTTCGTGGCCTGCAGCGTCCCGAGGAGATCGCGGCCCGCCGCGGTCTGCCCCTCGAGGACGTCGCCCCCGCGGCCCTGCTTCGTGCGCGTGCGGGAGCGGGTGCGTAATGGCTCGCCTCAAGATCACGCAGACGAAGTCGTACATCGGCAGCAAGCAGAACCACCGCGACACCCTGCGTTCGCTCGGGCTCAAGCGCCTGCACG comes from the Streptomyces sp. NBC_00525 genome and includes:
- the rplF gene encoding 50S ribosomal protein L6; amino-acid sequence: MSRIGKLPIQVPAGVDVTIDGRTVSVKGPKGTLTHTVAAPIEVTKGEDGVLNVVRPNDERQNKALHGLSRTLVANMITGVTQGYIKALEISGVGYRVQAKGSNLEFALGYSHPILIEAPEGITFKVETPTKFSVEGIDKQKVGETAAKIRKLRKPDPYKAKGVKYAGEVIRRKVGKAGK
- the rplX gene encoding 50S ribosomal protein L24 produces the protein MKIKKGDLVQVITGKDKGKQGKVIVAYPAQDRVLVEGVNRVKKHTKAGQTARGSQTGGIVTTEAPVHVSNVQLVVEKDGKKVVTRVGYRFDDEGNKIRVAKRTGEDI
- the rplC gene encoding 50S ribosomal protein L3, whose amino-acid sequence is MAKNIKGVLGEKLGMTQVWDENNRVVPVTVVKAGPCVVTQVRTNDSDGYESVQIAFGEIDPRKVNKPLKGHFAKADVTPRRHLVELRTPDASEYTLGQEITAEVFESGVKVDVTGKSKGKGFAGVMKRHNFRGLGAGHGVQRKHRSPGSIGGCATPGRVFKGMRMAGRMGNERVTTQNLTIHAVDAEKGLLLIKGAVPGPNGGLVLVRTAAKGA
- the rpsQ gene encoding 30S ribosomal protein S17, which gives rise to MSENTVTESKTAERGFRKTREGLVVSDKMDKTVVVAVEDRVKHALYGKVIRRTNKLKAHDEQNAAGVGDRVLLMETRPLSATKRWRIVEILEKAK
- the rpsJ gene encoding 30S ribosomal protein S10 yields the protein MAGQKIRIRLKAYDHEVIDSSAKKIVETVTRTGASVAGPVPLPTEKNVYCVIKSPHKYKDSREHFEMRTHKRLIDILDPTPKTVDSLMRLDLPAGVDIEIKL
- a CDS encoding DUF5959 family protein, which encodes MTAPAPVDLVHLADSDGDRCVVRVTGRFRPGGLTGRDILCAEVLVSTSFVDALLDGTSGRQTTC
- a CDS encoding SMI1/KNR4 family protein; this encodes MLNVAALEDIAPAMVPFRSEASRPVDFAAVSSALGSDLPTDFKELARRYPTLEFDGFLRVPLPRPGAESAFVDGIRRELEILRDLQDDDMAEGYEAYPAPNGLLPWSESLSGDVFYWRVAGPDPDSWPVVVNSRNDEWWEFPSGAIAFLVWLIDGSVERRGLPRDVPGRHPVVRVFQG
- a CDS encoding type Z 30S ribosomal protein S14, encoding MAKKALIAKAARKPKFGVRGYTRCQRCGRPHSVYRKFGLCRVCLREMAHRGELPGVTKSSW
- the rplN gene encoding 50S ribosomal protein L14; amino-acid sequence: MIQQESRLRVADNTGAKEILTIRVLGGSGRRYAGIGDVIVATVKDAIPGGNVKKGDVVKAVIVRTVKERRRQDGSYIRFDENAAVILKNDGDPRGTRIFGPVGRELREKKFMKIISLAPEVL
- the rplP gene encoding 50S ribosomal protein L16 — encoded protein: MLIPRRVKHRKQHHPKRSGMSKGGTQVAFGEYGIQALTPAYVTNRQIESARIAMTRHIKRGGKVWINIYPDRPLTKKPAETRMGSGKGSPEWWIANVKPGRVMFELSYPNEKIAREALTRAAHKLPMKCRIVKREAGEA
- the rplW gene encoding 50S ribosomal protein L23, yielding MSEATVTSKTYDDPRDVLVKPVVSEKSYALLDENKYTFIVAPGSNKTQIKQAVEAVFSVKVTGVNTINRQGKRKRTRTGFGKRADTKRAIVTLAEGDRIDIFGGPTS
- the rpsC gene encoding 30S ribosomal protein S3 encodes the protein MGQKVNPHGFRLGITTDFKSRWYADKLYKDYVKEDVAIRRMMTKGMERAGISKVEIERTRDRVRVDIHTARPGIVIGRRGAEADRIRGELEKLTGKQVQLNILEVKNPETDAQLVAQAVAEQLSSRVSFRRAMRKSMQSTMKAGAKGIKVQCGGRLGGAEMSRSEFYREGRVPLHTLRANVDYGFFEAKTTFGRIGVKVWIYKGDVKNIAEVRAENAAARAGNRPARGGADRPAGRGGRGGERGGRGRKPQQSAPAAEAPKAEATAAAPAAESTGTEA
- the rplD gene encoding 50S ribosomal protein L4, with translation MSTIDILSPAGDKAGTVELPAEIFDAKTSVPLIHQVVVAQLAAARQGTHKTKSRGEVRGGGRKPYRQKGTGRARQGSTRAPQFVGGGVVHGPQPRDYSQRTPKKMKAAALRGALSDRARHSRIHVVTGVVEGGISTKAAKTLFGKISERKNLLLVVDRNDEAAWLSARNLPQVHILEPGQLNTYDVIVSDDVVFTQAAFESFVSGPQTAETEGSDA
- the rplV gene encoding 50S ribosomal protein L22, yielding MEARAQARYIRVTPMKARRVVDLIRGMDATEAQAVLRFAPQAASVPVGKVLDSAIANAAHNYDHTDASSLVISEAYVDEGPTLKRFRPRAQGRAYRIRKRTSHITVVVSSKEGTR
- the rplE gene encoding 50S ribosomal protein L5 produces the protein MTTTTAPRLKTRYREEIAGKLREEFSYENVMQIPGLVKIVVNMGVGDAARDSKLIDGAVKDLTTITGQKPAVTKARKSIAQFKLREGQPIGCHVTLRGDRMWEFLDRTLSLALPRIRDFRGLSPKQFDGRGNYTFGLTEQVMFHEIDQDKIDRVRGMDITVVTTATNDDEGRALLRHLGFPFKEN
- the rplR gene encoding 50S ribosomal protein L18, giving the protein MAYGVKIAKGDAYKRAARKRRHIRVRKHISGSPERPRLVVTRSNRHMVAQVIDDIAGHTLASASTLDVSIRGGEGDKSSQAKQVGALVAERAKAAGVEAVVFDRGGNQYAGRIAALADAAREAGLKF
- the rplB gene encoding 50S ribosomal protein L2; the protein is MGIRKYKPTTPGRRGSSVADFVEITRSTPEKSLVRPLHNKGGRNNTGRVTVRHQGGGHKRAYRVIDFRRHDKDGVPAKVAHIEYDPNRTARIALLHYADGEKRYIIAPRGLAQGDRVENGPAADIKPGNNLALRNIPVGTTIHAIELRPGGGAKFARSAGASVQLLAKEGTMAHLRMPSGEIRLVDARCRATIGEVGNAEQSNINWGKAGRMRWKGVRPTVRGVVMNPVDHPHGGGEGKTSGGRHPVSPWGKKEGRTRSPKKASNKYIVRRRKTNKKR
- the rpmC gene encoding 50S ribosomal protein L29; the protein is MSAGTKASELRELGNEELLNKLREAKEELFNLRFQAATGQLENHGRLKSVRKDIARIYTLMRERELGIETVESV
- the rpsH gene encoding 30S ribosomal protein S8, which encodes MTMTDPIADMLTRLRNANSAYHDDVVMPHSKIKSHIAEILQQEGFITGWKVEDAEVGKNLVLQLKFGPNRERSIAGIKRISKPGLRVYAKSTNLPKVLGGLGVAIISTSHGLLTGQQAQKKGVGGEVLAYVW
- the rpsS gene encoding 30S ribosomal protein S19, which translates into the protein MPRSLKKGPFVDGHLAKKVDAQNEAGTKNVIKTWSRRSMIVPAMLGHTIAVHNGKIHVPVFVTESMVGHKLGEFSPTRTFRGHVKDDRKSKRR
- the rpsE gene encoding 30S ribosomal protein S5, with translation MAGPQRRGSGAGGGERRDRKGRDGGAAAAEKTAYVERVVAINRVAKVVKGGRRFSFTALVVVGDGDGTVGVGYGKAKEVPAAIAKGVEEAKKNFFKVPRIQGTIPHPIQGEKAAGVVLLKPASPGTGVIAGGPVRAVLECAGVHDILSKSLGSSNPINIVHATVAALRGLQRPEEIAARRGLPLEDVAPAALLRARAGAGA